A genomic window from Terrisporobacter glycolicus ATCC 14880 = DSM 1288 includes:
- a CDS encoding GNAT family N-acetyltransferase, producing MNNIFGYKVSNSQYPQMKIIETPRFILRPATLQDVPDIYEYLSQEKVVQYLPFNAHKTINDTKKFVQVFFINNYKQGKVGNYAIYHKNDKKVIGNIGINNIRTKSKEGEVGICINPKYWGNDYSTELTVITLITGFELLDLDKLVALTYSENKYTPKSLNNLGFKYVKTYKPKRNLQVSHRFELTKSDYLQLKKEYLPKLVKGFY from the coding sequence ATGAATAATATATTTGGTTATAAAGTTTCAAATTCTCAATACCCACAGATGAAAATTATTGAAACACCTAGATTTATACTTAGACCAGCAACATTACAGGACGTACCTGATATTTATGAATATCTTAGCCAAGAAAAAGTAGTACAATATCTACCTTTTAATGCACATAAAACTATTAATGATACTAAAAAATTCGTTCAGGTATTTTTTATTAATAATTACAAACAGGGTAAGGTAGGTAATTATGCTATCTATCATAAAAATGATAAAAAAGTAATTGGAAATATAGGGATTAACAATATAAGAACTAAATCAAAAGAAGGCGAAGTAGGAATTTGTATAAATCCTAAATATTGGGGTAATGATTATTCTACAGAATTGACAGTAATAACTCTTATTACTGGCTTTGAACTTTTAGATTTAGATAAATTGGTAGCATTAACATATTCAGAAAATAAATATACACCAAAATCTCTAAATAACTTAGGATTTAAATATGTTAAGACATACAAACCTAAAAGAAATCTCCAAGTATCTCATAGATTCGAACTAACAAAATCAGATTATTTACAATTGAAGAAAGAATATTTACCTAAATTAGTAAAAGGATTTTATTAA
- a CDS encoding VWA-like domain-containing protein, with protein sequence METYFEKERKYLYEKAMEVVNAGEMLKAYRKGEKYEVIMEEEYNREFFDLVDKVNLSLMEDKDNFYGYFLFQMEKVIRFDMTSATSVSFKGAKYVIYFNPIIFLELNIKQMETTIKHEILHIVSQHLVRGKDLKDKYTTLAINMAMDVVVNQYLNYLPPYAITLEYINVKYNLKLESYKTFEYYLEKIQTELDLQKESDEGEEIDSNENVAVEFDIEKTHDSWDESDEIDEKTLKEFTEKIADNSQKGSIPNYLEGMIKSLKSSKGELPWNLYLKKLMGTVEANKKKTITRRNRRQPNRLDLRGELRGHRSEIAVAIDISGSISDEEFKQAIKEVLSIVKNYNQEITVIECDNEIRRTYKVKSVKDVKDRIATGRGTEFSPVFQYANNKKLNLLVYFTDGKGEERLKVVPRGYNILWVISGRGDNLSVLKPYGAVKKLSKVEVKEEIIDMIDIRSDGYSMNNQQPML encoded by the coding sequence ATGGAAACTTATTTTGAAAAAGAAAGAAAATACCTTTATGAAAAAGCTATGGAAGTAGTTAATGCAGGTGAAATGTTGAAAGCATATCGTAAGGGTGAAAAATATGAAGTAATAATGGAAGAAGAATATAATAGGGAATTTTTTGATCTTGTTGACAAGGTAAATTTAAGTTTAATGGAAGATAAAGATAATTTTTATGGTTACTTTTTATTTCAAATGGAAAAAGTCATAAGATTTGATATGACAAGTGCAACTTCTGTTAGTTTCAAAGGTGCAAAATATGTAATCTACTTTAATCCAATTATTTTCTTGGAACTTAATATAAAGCAAATGGAGACTACTATAAAGCATGAAATTCTTCATATAGTATCTCAACATTTAGTTAGAGGGAAGGATTTAAAAGATAAATACACTACTTTAGCAATTAATATGGCAATGGATGTGGTTGTAAATCAATATTTGAATTATTTACCACCCTATGCAATTACATTAGAGTATATAAATGTGAAATATAACTTAAAGCTGGAGTCTTATAAAACTTTTGAGTATTATTTGGAAAAAATTCAAACAGAACTAGATTTACAAAAAGAAAGTGATGAAGGTGAAGAAATAGATAGTAATGAAAATGTGGCTGTAGAGTTTGATATAGAAAAAACTCATGATTCTTGGGATGAGTCTGATGAAATAGATGAAAAAACTTTAAAAGAATTTACAGAAAAAATAGCTGATAATTCACAAAAAGGAAGTATTCCGAATTACCTGGAAGGAATGATAAAATCTTTAAAAAGTAGCAAAGGAGAACTTCCTTGGAATTTGTACTTAAAAAAACTAATGGGAACTGTGGAAGCTAATAAAAAGAAGACTATAACAAGAAGGAATAGAAGACAACCTAATAGACTAGATCTTAGAGGGGAACTTAGAGGTCATAGGTCAGAAATTGCTGTAGCTATTGATATAAGTGGAAGTATAAGCGATGAAGAATTCAAACAAGCAATTAAAGAAGTCCTTAGCATTGTTAAAAATTACAACCAAGAAATTACCGTAATAGAATGTGACAATGAAATTAGAAGAACATATAAAGTAAAATCAGTGAAAGATGTGAAAGACAGAATTGCTACAGGTAGAGGGACAGAATTTTCACCAGTTTTTCAATATGCTAACAATAAAAAGTTAAACTTATTAGTATACTTTACTGACGGAAAAGGCGAAGAAAGACTTAAAGTAGTGCCAAGAGGGTATAATATTTTATGGGTTATATCTGGAAGAGGAGATAATCTTTCAGTACTTAAACCTTATGGAGCTGTAAAAAAATTAAGTAAAGTTGAAGTAAAAGAAGAAATTATAGATATGATTGATATTAGAAGTGATGGTTATTCTATGAATAATCAACAACCAATGCTATAA
- a CDS encoding lysoplasmalogenase yields the protein MLAYYINLILFFISLLTLIYFKYKPKKNYAFIFKTITSILFISTGIICHMKSPGDNYYFLLIIIGLIFSLFGDMFLALKINHKNGSLNKYFLYGVVSFSLTHVMYIWAFVHLGSFNIIDLLVAVVSAFVAISILKSNKNIDFKDMLLPTSIYSFIICLMTFESIKLVFLLKFDMGTYLLLVGALLFIFSDIVLSFILFDKHHKKFLSAVNLITYYTGQFLIASTLLFF from the coding sequence ATGTTAGCTTATTATATAAATTTAATATTATTTTTCATATCATTATTAACACTAATTTACTTCAAATATAAGCCAAAAAAGAATTACGCATTTATTTTCAAAACTATTACTAGTATTTTATTTATCTCTACAGGGATAATATGTCATATGAAATCACCAGGAGATAATTATTATTTTTTATTAATAATTATCGGTCTGATTTTTTCTTTATTTGGAGATATGTTCCTTGCACTTAAAATAAATCATAAGAATGGCTCTTTAAATAAATACTTTCTCTATGGAGTTGTTAGTTTTTCACTAACTCATGTAATGTATATTTGGGCTTTTGTTCATTTAGGTTCCTTTAATATTATTGACTTACTAGTAGCTGTGGTTTCAGCCTTTGTTGCTATTTCAATATTGAAATCCAATAAAAATATAGATTTTAAAGATATGTTACTACCGACAAGTATTTACTCTTTTATCATTTGCTTAATGACTTTTGAGTCTATAAAACTAGTATTTTTATTAAAATTTGACATGGGAACATATTTACTTTTAGTTGGTGCCTTACTATTCATATTCTCAGATATAGTCTTATCTTTTATATTATTTGATAAACATCATAAAAAGTTTTTGTCTGCAGTAAACTTGATTACTTATTATACTGGTCAATTTCTAATTGCTTCAACTTTATTGTTCTTTTAA
- a CDS encoding DUF362 domain-containing protein: MKEVSLRSCDSYKYEEVKSKFKKLLQDLGGLEKYVKKNSTVFIKLNLVSKKLPEEMATTHPMILKIMAEELLELQCRIIVGDSPGGPYTKSSLKGVYKACGIEKVCEELNIELNYDTSEIKVENTHGKILKYMTVINPIVEVDHVINICKLKTHAMATFTGGVKNLFGVIPGVKKAEYHFKMPEVKDFTEALVDICAFVSPTLTIMDGVVGMEGEGPTAGVPRKIGVLLASTSPYAIDVIACKLINLDPLKVPTVQRCVERNLIEKDFLDICLLGEKLEDKVIKDFKIPSNKSISFLRGKVPRNIEIFINKKLAGKPVINYKECVKCGVCSRVCPPKVIDMNENGPNINLDNCIRCFCCHELCPKKAVDLKRPFIFRFL, encoded by the coding sequence ATGAAAGAAGTGTCACTAAGAAGTTGTGATAGTTATAAATATGAAGAAGTAAAATCCAAATTTAAAAAGTTGTTACAAGATTTAGGTGGACTTGAAAAGTATGTAAAGAAAAACAGTACAGTATTTATAAAGCTTAATCTTGTTTCAAAAAAATTACCGGAAGAAATGGCAACCACTCATCCGATGATTTTGAAAATTATGGCGGAAGAACTTTTGGAGCTTCAATGCAGGATAATAGTTGGTGATAGTCCAGGAGGACCTTACACAAAATCATCTTTAAAAGGTGTATACAAAGCTTGTGGAATAGAAAAAGTATGTGAAGAGCTTAATATTGAACTAAATTACGACACTTCAGAAATAAAAGTAGAAAATACCCATGGAAAAATACTAAAATATATGACAGTAATAAATCCTATAGTTGAAGTAGATCATGTTATAAATATTTGTAAATTAAAAACTCATGCCATGGCAACTTTTACAGGAGGGGTAAAAAATTTATTTGGAGTAATACCTGGAGTGAAAAAGGCTGAGTATCATTTTAAAATGCCTGAAGTTAAGGATTTTACAGAGGCATTAGTTGATATATGTGCTTTTGTATCACCAACCCTTACTATTATGGATGGTGTAGTAGGTATGGAAGGTGAAGGGCCAACTGCAGGTGTACCTAGAAAAATAGGTGTATTACTAGCATCTACGAGTCCTTATGCTATAGATGTTATTGCTTGTAAACTTATAAATTTAGATCCACTTAAGGTTCCAACAGTACAAAGGTGTGTTGAAAGAAACTTAATAGAAAAAGATTTTTTGGATATTTGTTTATTAGGGGAAAAATTAGAAGATAAAGTGATTAAGGATTTTAAAATACCTTCAAATAAAAGTATTAGTTTTCTAAGAGGGAAAGTACCTAGAAATATTGAGATTTTTATAAATAAAAAACTGGCAGGGAAACCAGTAATAAATTATAAAGAATGTGTAAAGTGTGGAGTATGTAGTAGAGTCTGCCCACCTAAAGTTATAGATATGAATGAAAATGGTCCTAATATAAATTTAGACAATTGTATAAGATGTTTTTGCTGTCATGAATTATGCCCTAAAAAGGCTGTAGATTTGAAAAGGCCTTTTATTTTTAGATTTTTATAA
- a CDS encoding DUF1284 domain-containing protein codes for MRAYSGNGYSEEFKAKMENIINKIKAYNKFLQVDNLKKEMNEVELVFYTDSICEKCPNKLDENLCSSQDKVELLDLKVASHFNLKEGFYNYSELEALVYNNIKEIIFDDICKECEWYGVTNCKDYIIIK; via the coding sequence ATGAGGGCATATAGTGGAAATGGGTACAGTGAAGAATTTAAAGCTAAAATGGAAAATATTATAAATAAAATTAAAGCTTATAATAAATTTCTTCAAGTAGATAATTTGAAAAAAGAAATGAATGAGGTAGAGTTAGTTTTTTATACGGATAGTATTTGTGAAAAATGTCCTAATAAATTAGATGAAAATCTTTGCTCATCTCAAGATAAAGTGGAATTGCTTGATTTAAAAGTAGCAAGTCATTTTAATTTAAAAGAGGGATTTTACAATTATAGTGAATTAGAAGCATTAGTATATAACAATATAAAAGAAATCATATTTGATGATATTTGTAAAGAATGTGAGTGGTATGGAGTTACCAATTGTAAAGATTATATAATTATTAAATAG
- the glyA gene encoding serine hydroxymethyltransferase, which yields MFENLKQADMEVYNSMKRELLRQQRNIELIASENIVSMPVMETMGSHLTNKYAEGYSGKRYYGGCVHIDEVETLAIERVKKIFGAEHANVQPHSGANANIAVYFAILKPGDKVMGMNLSQGGHLTHGSPANISGQYFEFHEYGVTKDGFIDYDNVRKVANEVKPKLIVAGASAYPRAIDFKKFREIADEVGALLMVDMAHIAGLVAAGLHQNPCEVADFVTSTTHKTLRGPRGGIILCKEKYAKAVDKAIFPGTQGGPLEHIIASKAVCFKEALSDEFKEYQGQVVKNCKKLAEELMKRDFKLLTGGTDNHLILLDLTNKKITGKEAEKRLDEAYITTNKNAIPFDPNGANVTSGIRVGTAAVTTRGMKEEDMAVIAEAIDLCLTDDLEDKARNLVIGLTEKYPLYEEYNLMD from the coding sequence ATGTTTGAAAATTTAAAACAAGCTGACATGGAAGTTTATAACAGTATGAAAAGAGAACTACTTAGACAACAGAGAAATATAGAGTTGATAGCATCAGAAAACATAGTATCAATGCCAGTCATGGAAACTATGGGTAGTCATTTGACTAACAAATATGCAGAGGGATACTCTGGAAAGAGATATTATGGAGGATGTGTACATATTGACGAAGTTGAGACTTTGGCAATAGAAAGAGTGAAGAAAATTTTTGGTGCAGAACATGCCAATGTACAACCTCACTCTGGGGCAAATGCAAATATAGCAGTTTACTTTGCTATATTAAAACCAGGAGATAAAGTAATGGGAATGAATTTATCTCAAGGAGGGCATTTAACTCATGGTTCTCCAGCAAATATATCTGGACAATATTTTGAATTCCATGAATATGGAGTGACTAAAGATGGATTTATTGATTATGATAATGTGAGAAAAGTTGCTAATGAAGTGAAACCTAAGTTAATAGTGGCAGGGGCAAGTGCTTATCCTAGAGCAATTGATTTTAAAAAGTTCAGAGAAATAGCTGACGAAGTTGGAGCATTGTTAATGGTAGATATGGCTCATATTGCAGGTTTAGTAGCGGCAGGGCTTCATCAAAATCCTTGTGAAGTGGCAGATTTTGTAACAAGTACAACTCATAAAACTTTAAGAGGGCCTCGTGGAGGAATAATTCTTTGTAAAGAAAAATATGCAAAAGCTGTAGATAAAGCTATATTCCCAGGAACTCAAGGAGGTCCATTAGAACACATAATTGCCTCCAAGGCTGTTTGCTTTAAAGAAGCTTTAAGTGATGAGTTCAAAGAATATCAAGGTCAAGTTGTGAAAAATTGCAAGAAATTAGCTGAAGAACTAATGAAAAGAGATTTTAAATTATTAACTGGAGGAACAGATAATCATTTAATATTACTTGATTTGACTAATAAAAAAATAACAGGAAAAGAAGCTGAAAAGAGATTAGACGAAGCTTACATTACTACAAATAAAAATGCAATTCCTTTTGATCCAAATGGAGCAAATGTAACTAGTGGAATAAGAGTAGGTACTGCAGCAGTTACAACAAGAGGAATGAAAGAAGAGGACATGGCAGTTATAGCAGAGGCTATAGACTTATGTTTAACTGATGATTTAGAAGATAAGGCTAGAAATCTAGTTATTGGACTTACAGAAAAATATCCTTTATATGAGGAATATAATTTGATGGACTAA
- a CDS encoding DUF1648 domain-containing protein encodes MFFLNYIVFILTILFTHLIALSTQSLSSRKYFFGVYINEIIIEEDLKIKINKDFKRILNISLLLSIMIYLILKSIFDLNIVANIIICTTIYLTLFFLILTIEYKKVKYIKDTYLANLQSCNTENKEQVSVRVMIKEDEILAEEKKKLIKKFKILFGICIVLSLTSFVYVLLSYKNMPDTIITHWGAYGKPDGYSEKNILNVFFTSFIDVSMVILFALIGIGSICANTYIDDKNLEVNRKKALKYLNGIGYSFLALTLSIQSITSTIPIFMVQEKDMPMWLTLGSCIVMIFVVVPVIYFYLMLSNIKPKSRNIYTVENDDEKWIYGFIYYNKEDPKLMVEKRLGMGWGMNMAHILGKAITIILVLITVGSLLICFI; translated from the coding sequence ATGTTTTTTCTAAACTATATAGTATTTATACTGACAATTTTATTTACACATTTAATAGCTTTAAGCACACAATCATTAAGTAGCAGGAAATACTTCTTTGGAGTATACATAAACGAGATAATTATAGAAGAAGATTTAAAAATTAAGATAAATAAAGATTTTAAAAGAATATTAAATATATCACTACTTTTAAGTATTATGATCTATTTAATATTAAAAAGTATATTTGATTTAAATATAGTTGCTAATATTATAATTTGTACTACTATATATCTTACTTTATTCTTTTTAATTTTAACAATAGAATATAAAAAAGTTAAATATATTAAAGATACTTATTTAGCTAATTTACAATCTTGTAATACTGAAAATAAAGAACAAGTATCTGTAAGAGTAATGATAAAAGAAGATGAAATTCTTGCAGAAGAAAAGAAAAAATTAATCAAGAAATTTAAGATACTATTTGGAATATGTATAGTATTATCTCTTACATCATTTGTATATGTTTTATTAAGCTATAAAAATATGCCAGACACTATAATAACACACTGGGGAGCGTATGGAAAACCGGATGGATACTCTGAAAAAAACATACTAAATGTATTCTTTACTAGTTTTATAGATGTATCTATGGTAATATTATTTGCTCTAATAGGCATAGGAAGTATATGTGCAAATACTTATATAGATGATAAAAATTTAGAAGTAAATAGAAAGAAAGCTCTAAAATATTTAAACGGTATAGGATATTCTTTTCTTGCTCTAACTCTTAGTATTCAATCTATTACATCTACGATACCAATATTTATGGTACAGGAAAAAGATATGCCGATGTGGCTAACTTTAGGATCATGTATAGTGATGATTTTTGTGGTAGTGCCTGTAATTTATTTTTATCTTATGTTAAGTAATATAAAACCTAAGAGTAGAAATATATATACTGTTGAAAATGATGATGAAAAGTGGATTTATGGTTTTATTTATTACAACAAAGAAGATCCAAAGCTTATGGTGGAAAAAAGACTAGGTATGGGGTGGGGCATGAATATGGCTCATATTTTAGGAAAAGCCATTACAATTATCCTAGTGTTAATAACAGTTGGAAGTTTATTAATATGTTTTATATAG
- a CDS encoding BCCT family transporter, whose product MNIKNKNSVFIISIIFTSFIIGFGLIAPNLFKQISKNLYNIVIINFNWLYLVVMFLLVLFTLFLIFSKYGDIRLGKDDDRPEFNNLSWFSMLFGAGMGIGLIFFSAVEPMKHFVNPINSPPGSTEAINFAMQQSFMHWGITPWSAYSIMGLALAYFQFRKGAPGLISSIFLPIIGEDGVKGPIGKFIDILAVFTTVTGIATSLGMGTMQIAGGLEYLFNIKNTIFIQILIITVATFLYIKSSTSGLDKGIKLLSNINLILSFLFLGGAVLIGSQSNMMRNFLNGTGLYLETFVSQSLFIDKNGSWIANWRVFYWALWIAWIPFVGIFIARISKGRTIREFIIGVTIVPALACMIWFAVFGTLGMDLGIDFARNSITVTETALFKVLANYNLGGVLSVIAMILLCTFFISSADSATYVLGMFTSNGDLNPSNKNKIAWGIIQALLAITLIISGGLETLQMVSIVSAFPFAIVMLISIVSIKKALHAEFSNKKSINNKKTSNNTIDTKEIYLNNLKSDNNKFKEIC is encoded by the coding sequence ATGAATATAAAAAATAAAAATAGTGTCTTTATAATCTCTATAATATTCACTAGTTTTATAATTGGGTTTGGCTTAATAGCTCCAAACTTATTTAAGCAGATTTCTAAAAATTTATATAATATAGTAATTATTAATTTCAACTGGCTTTACTTAGTAGTAATGTTTTTACTAGTGCTTTTTACATTGTTCTTAATTTTTAGTAAATATGGTGATATAAGACTTGGTAAAGATGATGATAGACCTGAATTTAATAATTTATCTTGGTTTTCCATGTTATTTGGAGCAGGAATGGGTATAGGTTTAATATTTTTTAGTGCAGTTGAGCCTATGAAACATTTTGTAAATCCCATTAATTCACCGCCAGGAAGTACCGAAGCAATAAATTTTGCAATGCAACAATCTTTTATGCATTGGGGTATAACACCTTGGTCAGCATATTCAATCATGGGACTTGCTCTTGCATATTTTCAGTTTAGAAAAGGTGCACCAGGATTAATAAGTAGTATATTTTTGCCTATCATAGGAGAAGATGGTGTAAAAGGACCTATAGGTAAATTTATTGATATTTTAGCAGTGTTTACAACAGTCACTGGTATTGCTACATCTTTAGGTATGGGCACTATGCAAATAGCTGGTGGATTAGAATACTTATTTAATATTAAAAATACTATTTTTATACAAATACTTATAATTACTGTGGCTACGTTCTTATATATAAAAAGTTCTACAAGTGGTTTAGATAAGGGAATTAAATTATTATCAAATATTAACTTAATTTTATCATTTCTATTTTTAGGTGGAGCAGTACTAATTGGTTCTCAATCTAATATGATGAGAAACTTTTTAAATGGAACTGGATTATATCTAGAAACATTTGTATCTCAGAGTTTATTTATAGACAAAAATGGATCATGGATAGCTAATTGGAGAGTCTTTTATTGGGCACTATGGATAGCATGGATTCCTTTTGTTGGTATATTTATAGCAAGAATATCAAAAGGTAGAACAATCAGAGAATTTATAATTGGTGTAACAATAGTCCCTGCATTAGCCTGTATGATTTGGTTTGCAGTATTTGGAACATTAGGTATGGATTTAGGTATTGATTTTGCTAGAAATTCAATTACAGTTACTGAAACAGCATTATTTAAAGTCTTGGCAAATTATAATCTGGGAGGAGTATTATCTGTAATAGCTATGATACTTTTATGCACTTTCTTTATTTCATCTGCCGATTCTGCTACCTATGTATTAGGAATGTTTACATCTAATGGAGATTTAAACCCTAGTAACAAAAACAAAATTGCATGGGGAATAATTCAAGCCTTATTAGCAATAACTTTAATTATATCAGGCGGATTAGAAACATTACAAATGGTATCTATAGTATCCGCATTCCCTTTTGCAATAGTAATGCTTATTAGTATTGTATCTATAAAAAAAGCCTTACACGCAGAATTTAGCAATAAAAAATCTATTAATAATAAAAAAACTTCAAATAATACTATAGATACAAAAGAAATATATTTGAATAATTTAAAATCAGATAATAATAAGTTTAAAGAAATATGCTAA
- a CDS encoding MFS transporter, whose protein sequence is MIFDKSVLFTKKELRFFCTYRLLFGIFYSVMIPIIPLYLNSFGIATVMVGTVLSLYGVAKTLIQMPFGIISDKFGDKSTLILAILLMAVIPLSYTLFKTGQAASYLYIIQGGVLGMAAPATYSILSRSLDEKKRGECTGLASAVFTLGGGIGSAIGGFIVTKFNNYNLAFYLSSAGIFLTAIYIIFKIKSDNQKCFKSKNKNTTNKVKFKDILYEIKKYKLVYKILVLGSIAFLGDYIYGCVVALIHFYTKSVLNTSIAYSSAIISIYLIVFGIGAPIAGSIADKIGNNKQIILSFFVMNITLLGLSFTRNVSIFTVIIILYFLGATFLNAALQSSLSEFGNSPKIKGIVFGFVGGCESLGYAVGPLVSAFIYNINNYFLFLSLLIVSLMVSLIYFIFHKKANF, encoded by the coding sequence ATGATATTTGATAAAAGTGTTCTTTTTACTAAAAAAGAATTGAGATTTTTTTGTACATATAGACTATTATTTGGAATATTTTACTCTGTTATGATTCCCATTATCCCACTTTACTTAAATTCATTCGGAATTGCTACTGTTATGGTAGGAACTGTTCTGTCTCTTTATGGAGTAGCAAAAACATTAATTCAAATGCCTTTTGGTATAATTTCTGATAAATTTGGAGACAAATCCACCTTGATATTAGCTATTCTTTTAATGGCTGTAATACCTCTATCTTACACACTCTTTAAAACTGGACAGGCTGCAAGCTACCTTTATATAATTCAAGGAGGCGTACTTGGAATGGCAGCACCTGCTACTTATTCCATATTATCTCGCTCTCTAGACGAGAAAAAAAGAGGTGAGTGTACAGGTCTAGCATCTGCTGTTTTTACATTAGGAGGAGGTATTGGTAGTGCTATTGGCGGTTTCATCGTTACTAAATTTAATAATTACAATCTAGCTTTTTACTTATCTTCTGCTGGAATATTTTTAACTGCTATTTATATAATTTTTAAAATTAAAAGTGATAATCAAAAATGTTTTAAGAGTAAAAACAAAAATACTACAAATAAGGTAAAGTTTAAAGACATTCTTTATGAAATAAAAAAATATAAACTTGTCTACAAAATTTTAGTTCTAGGTAGCATAGCTTTTTTAGGTGATTATATTTATGGTTGTGTTGTAGCATTAATTCATTTTTATACAAAAAGTGTACTTAATACGTCCATAGCTTACTCTTCTGCTATTATTTCCATCTACTTAATAGTTTTTGGTATTGGTGCACCAATAGCTGGTTCTATTGCAGATAAAATAGGAAATAATAAACAAATTATATTATCATTTTTTGTTATGAATATAACTTTATTAGGACTTAGTTTTACTCGAAATGTCTCTATTTTCACTGTAATAATTATTTTATATTTTTTAGGTGCTACTTTTTTAAATGCAGCTCTTCAAAGCTCCTTAAGTGAATTTGGCAATTCTCCTAAAATCAAAGGGATTGTTTTTGGCTTTGTTGGAGGATGTGAATCTTTAGGATATGCCGTTGGACCTTTAGTATCTGCATTTATTTATAATATAAATAACTATTTCCTATTTTTAAGTTTACTAATAGTATCACTTATGGTTTCTCTAATATATTTTATCTTTCATAAAAAGGCAAATTTTTAA
- a CDS encoding ATP-binding protein, which translates to MNFIDTLKSVELVLSTEEVPLVVGESGIGKTALAKKLAKDNDWTLVTIDGNLLKEGEIGGLPTVESYESRDVNGNRIEKKTTIYAVHNKLREIDEEINKGRSVLLFIDEINRCEHTVQQELMNLILNREINGYKLPQNVKILAAMNPSSKYGSDFDYQVVDMDAAQENRFVWLNMEPDYNGWIKWAIGSGLETKVIEFISTFPEYLHKINDEDVRATPRSYERVSKTYKMYKEQQDTIPRSVFVNVIKGNVGKIIAEEFVSFVESNRSTLISFDDVFSKENLDENVIEGIKNESHTRLYISAMNILKALENKIREDENNTFLINRFVEFLRLYPIDLMVGIMKDMKISYNEVYKKAIENENFVDVYFQAYNSIRS; encoded by the coding sequence ATGAATTTTATAGATACATTAAAGAGTGTAGAGTTAGTATTATCTACTGAAGAAGTTCCTTTAGTAGTAGGTGAAAGTGGAATAGGAAAAACAGCATTAGCTAAAAAGCTTGCCAAGGATAATGACTGGACATTAGTTACTATTGATGGGAACCTTCTTAAAGAAGGTGAAATAGGAGGACTTCCAACAGTTGAATCTTATGAAAGTAGAGATGTTAATGGAAATAGAATTGAAAAGAAAACTACTATTTATGCTGTTCACAATAAATTAAGGGAAATTGATGAAGAAATAAATAAAGGAAGAAGTGTACTTTTATTTATAGATGAAATAAATCGTTGTGAACATACAGTTCAACAAGAACTTATGAACTTAATTTTAAATAGAGAAATAAATGGATATAAATTACCTCAAAATGTGAAGATACTAGCAGCAATGAATCCATCAAGCAAATATGGTTCAGATTTTGATTATCAGGTTGTGGATATGGATGCTGCACAAGAAAATAGATTTGTTTGGTTGAATATGGAGCCAGATTATAATGGATGGATAAAATGGGCAATAGGTTCAGGATTAGAGACTAAGGTTATAGAGTTTATTTCCACATTCCCAGAGTATTTACACAAAATAAATGATGAGGACGTTAGAGCAACTCCAAGAAGTTATGAAAGAGTATCTAAAACTTATAAAATGTACAAAGAACAACAAGACACTATACCAAGATCTGTATTTGTAAATGTTATAAAAGGTAATGTGGGAAAAATCATTGCAGAAGAATTTGTAAGTTTTGTGGAGTCTAATCGCAGTACATTAATATCATTTGATGATGTTTTTTCTAAAGAAAATTTAGATGAAAATGTAATAGAAGGGATAAAAAATGAAAGTCACACAAGACTTTATATAAGTGCTATGAACATACTAAAAGCACTGGAAAATAAAATAAGAGAAGATGAAAATAATACATTCCTTATAAATAGATTTGTTGAATTTTTAAGACTATATCCAATAGATTTAATGGTTGGAATTATGAAGGATATGAAAATTAGTTATAATGAGGTATACAAAAAAGCTATAGAAAATGAAAATTTTGTGGATGTGTACTTTCAAGCTTATAATTCAATAAGGAGCTAA